A single genomic interval of Cucumis sativus cultivar 9930 chromosome 5, Cucumber_9930_V3, whole genome shotgun sequence harbors:
- the LOC101213114 gene encoding protein MAIN-LIKE 2 isoform X1 has product MESSATPGPDDPLILKEQDNHISSDIWDGKERGVLRCLEHTSILERWKLTGKQIELVEKAGFGYLRLMPAVTLDCALISALVERWRKETNTFHFSVGEMTITLEDVALLLGLSIDGKPVTDVDVDPKSLCENLLGKAPTDFKGAVKLTWLKEVFSECPEDAGIEQIEYSTRAYLLYLLGSTIFASTSGNKVSVMYLSLFKDFDEAGKYAWGAAALAFLYRALGNASLKSQRTISGSLTLLQCWSYYHLNIGRPKLKKDPENCFPFLLKWTENRSGSRMGINLPTYRKALDSLQPSDVQWLPYKDMDFSVVPEDIKNSLVLRTSRTMLICFDKAEKHLPDRCLRQFGLPQPIPKDIEDWKRKISSMDSKEELPPELKEWSERYEFINNGVDSVDESEYLQWYEKITRKFVGRAESWESRFRQTIKAMHEVVKIVNSISTNGMDREDRKLFSNVRTMVQKCWTEKYADSPSEGDRDSAKRTGKRKREG; this is encoded by the exons atggaatccagtGCAACTCCTGGACCAGATGATCCTTTAATTCTCAAAGAGCAAGATAATCACATTTCATCAGACATTTGGGATGGAAAG gAAAGAGGTGTGCTTAGGTGTCTAGAGCATACTTCCATTCTTGAGAGATGGAAACTTACAGGAAAACAGATTGAGCTAGTTGAAAAGGCTGGATTCGGGTATTTGAGATTGATGCCAGCTGTAACCCTTGACTGTGCGCTTATCTCAGCATTAGTGGAGAGATGGAGAAAGGAAACAAATACCTTTCATTTTTCAGTTGGAGAAATGACAATAACACTTGAAGATGTTGCTCTTCTACTCGGATTGTCAATTGATGGAAAACCTGTTACAGATGTGGATGTTGACCCCAAGTCACTTTGTGAAAATTTACTCGGGAAAGCTCCAACAGATTTCAAGGGTGCTGTGAAATTAACTTGGTTGAAGGAGGTTTTCTCTGAATGCCCCGAAGATGCAGGGATCGAACAAATAGAGTATTCTACTCGTGCATATCTCTTATACTTGTTAGGCAGTACTATATTTGCCTCAACAAGTGGGAACAAAGTTAGTGTCATGTACCTTTCACTATTCAAGGATTTTGATGAAGCTGGGAAGTATGCTTGGGGTGCTGCTGCTTTGGCTTTCTTGTATAGAGCACTAGGCAATGCTTCTCTTAAATCTCAGCGCACTATTAGCGGTTCTTTAACACTTCTGCAG TGTTGGAGTTATTATCACTTGAATATTGGCCGGcccaaattaaaaaaggatCCAGAGAATTGTTTTCCGTTTCTACTTAAATGGACGGAAAATAGAAGTGGTTCCCGAATGGGAATAAATTTGCCCACATACCGTAAGGCCTTGGATTCTCTTCAGCCCTCTGAT GTACAATGGCTTCCCTACAAGGATATGGACTTTTCTGTTGTACCAGAAGATATCAAGAACAGTTTGGTCTTGCGCACGTCAAGAACAATGCTAATTTGTTTTGATAAGGCTGAGAAACATCTTCCAGACCGATGTTTGAGACAGTTTGGCCTGCCTCAACCTATTCCGAAGGACATTGAGGATTGGAAGCGGAAAATTTCTTCAATGGATAGCAAGGAGGAACTGCCACCAGAGCTCAAAGAATGGTCAGAGAGGTAtgaatttatcaataatggtGTTGATAGTGTAGACGAAAGTGAGTATCTGCAATGGTATGAAAAGATCACCCGCAAATTTGTTGGACGAGCCGAATCGTGGGAGTCAAGATTTAGACAAACAATTAAGGCTATGCATGAAGTTGTGAAGATAGTAAATTCAATCTCCACGAATGGGATGGATCGAGAGGATCGCAAGTTATTCAGTAATGTGAGAACTATGGTACAGAAATGTTGGACTGAAAAATACGCTGATTCACCCAGTGAAGGGGATAGGGATAGTGCAAAACGTACTGGGAAACGTAAGAGAGAAGGTTAA
- the LOC101213114 gene encoding protein MAIN-LIKE 2 isoform X2, translating to MTVATPGPDDPLILKEQDNHISSDIWDGKERGVLRCLEHTSILERWKLTGKQIELVEKAGFGYLRLMPAVTLDCALISALVERWRKETNTFHFSVGEMTITLEDVALLLGLSIDGKPVTDVDVDPKSLCENLLGKAPTDFKGAVKLTWLKEVFSECPEDAGIEQIEYSTRAYLLYLLGSTIFASTSGNKVSVMYLSLFKDFDEAGKYAWGAAALAFLYRALGNASLKSQRTISGSLTLLQCWSYYHLNIGRPKLKKDPENCFPFLLKWTENRSGSRMGINLPTYRKALDSLQPSDVQWLPYKDMDFSVVPEDIKNSLVLRTSRTMLICFDKAEKHLPDRCLRQFGLPQPIPKDIEDWKRKISSMDSKEELPPELKEWSERYEFINNGVDSVDESEYLQWYEKITRKFVGRAESWESRFRQTIKAMHEVVKIVNSISTNGMDREDRKLFSNVRTMVQKCWTEKYADSPSEGDRDSAKRTGKRKREG from the exons ATGACTGT tGCAACTCCTGGACCAGATGATCCTTTAATTCTCAAAGAGCAAGATAATCACATTTCATCAGACATTTGGGATGGAAAG gAAAGAGGTGTGCTTAGGTGTCTAGAGCATACTTCCATTCTTGAGAGATGGAAACTTACAGGAAAACAGATTGAGCTAGTTGAAAAGGCTGGATTCGGGTATTTGAGATTGATGCCAGCTGTAACCCTTGACTGTGCGCTTATCTCAGCATTAGTGGAGAGATGGAGAAAGGAAACAAATACCTTTCATTTTTCAGTTGGAGAAATGACAATAACACTTGAAGATGTTGCTCTTCTACTCGGATTGTCAATTGATGGAAAACCTGTTACAGATGTGGATGTTGACCCCAAGTCACTTTGTGAAAATTTACTCGGGAAAGCTCCAACAGATTTCAAGGGTGCTGTGAAATTAACTTGGTTGAAGGAGGTTTTCTCTGAATGCCCCGAAGATGCAGGGATCGAACAAATAGAGTATTCTACTCGTGCATATCTCTTATACTTGTTAGGCAGTACTATATTTGCCTCAACAAGTGGGAACAAAGTTAGTGTCATGTACCTTTCACTATTCAAGGATTTTGATGAAGCTGGGAAGTATGCTTGGGGTGCTGCTGCTTTGGCTTTCTTGTATAGAGCACTAGGCAATGCTTCTCTTAAATCTCAGCGCACTATTAGCGGTTCTTTAACACTTCTGCAG TGTTGGAGTTATTATCACTTGAATATTGGCCGGcccaaattaaaaaaggatCCAGAGAATTGTTTTCCGTTTCTACTTAAATGGACGGAAAATAGAAGTGGTTCCCGAATGGGAATAAATTTGCCCACATACCGTAAGGCCTTGGATTCTCTTCAGCCCTCTGAT GTACAATGGCTTCCCTACAAGGATATGGACTTTTCTGTTGTACCAGAAGATATCAAGAACAGTTTGGTCTTGCGCACGTCAAGAACAATGCTAATTTGTTTTGATAAGGCTGAGAAACATCTTCCAGACCGATGTTTGAGACAGTTTGGCCTGCCTCAACCTATTCCGAAGGACATTGAGGATTGGAAGCGGAAAATTTCTTCAATGGATAGCAAGGAGGAACTGCCACCAGAGCTCAAAGAATGGTCAGAGAGGTAtgaatttatcaataatggtGTTGATAGTGTAGACGAAAGTGAGTATCTGCAATGGTATGAAAAGATCACCCGCAAATTTGTTGGACGAGCCGAATCGTGGGAGTCAAGATTTAGACAAACAATTAAGGCTATGCATGAAGTTGTGAAGATAGTAAATTCAATCTCCACGAATGGGATGGATCGAGAGGATCGCAAGTTATTCAGTAATGTGAGAACTATGGTACAGAAATGTTGGACTGAAAAATACGCTGATTCACCCAGTGAAGGGGATAGGGATAGTGCAAAACGTACTGGGAAACGTAAGAGAGAAGGTTAA